A window of the Helianthus annuus cultivar XRQ/B chromosome 4, HanXRQr2.0-SUNRISE, whole genome shotgun sequence genome harbors these coding sequences:
- the LOC110935617 gene encoding coatomer subunit beta'-1 isoform X2, whose amino-acid sequence MPLRLEIKRKLAQRSERVKSVDLHPTEPWILTSLYSGTVCIWDYQAQAIAKSFEVTELPVRSAKFVARKQWVVAGADDMFIRVYNYNTMDKVKVYEAHTDYIRCVAVHPTLPYILSCSDDMLIKLWDWEKSWYCTQIFEGHSHYVMQVTINPKDTNTFASASLDRTIKIWNLGSPDPNFTLDAHLKGVNCVDYFTGGDKPYLITGSDDHTAKVWDYQTKTCVQTLEGHTHNVSAVSFHPELPIIITGSEDGTVRIWHSTTYRLENTLNYGLERVWAIGCMKGSRRIAFGYDEGTIMVKVGREEPVASMDNSGKIIWAKHNEIQTVNIRSVGADYEVSDGERLPLAVKELGTCDLYPQSLKHNPNGRFVVVCGDGEYIIYTALAWRNRSFGSALEIVWSSDGEYAVRESTTKIKIFNKSFQEKKSIRPTFSCERIYGGSLLAMCSNDFICFYDWAECRLIQRIDVNIKNLYWADSGDMVAIASDSSFYILQYNRDVVSAHLDSGKSVDEEGIEDSFTILSEVSERVRTGLWVGDCFIYNNSSWRLNYCVGGEVTTMFHLDRPMYLLGYLANQSRVYLIDKEFNVIGYTLLLTLIEYKTLVMRGDLERANDVFPTIPKEHHNSVAHFLESRGMIEEALDVATDPDYRFELAIQLGKLETARDIAVVAQSESKWKQLGELAMSAGLLEMAEDCLKHANDLSGLLLLYSSLGDAEEIAKLAYLAKDSGKNNVAFACLFMLGKLEDCLQLLVDSNRIPEAALMARSYLPSKVSEIVALWRKDLNKVNQKAAESLADPEEYPNMFEDWQIALEVEARAADTRGIYPPATEYVNYVDRSHVNLVEVFKHMQLDDEEPHENGELNHEGVEENENEGEFVDGEEIEQEEDAVAMDNDSSDGPVLVNGNETEEEWVLTPLP is encoded by the exons ATG CCTCTCAGACTCGAGATCAAG AGGAAACTTGCTCAAAGATCAGAGAGAGTAAAATCTGTGGATCTACATCCAACAGAGCCATG GATCCTCACAAGTTTGTATTCAGGAACGGTCTGCATCTGGGATTACCAGGCTCAG GCAATAGCAAAGTCCTTTGAGGTTACTGAGTTACCAG TCAGATCAGCAAAGTTTGTAGCCCGCAAGCAGTGGGTTGTTGCAGGTGCAGATGACATGTTTATCCGGGTGTACAATTACAATACAATGGATAAAGTCAAAGTTTACGAGGCCCATACAGATTATATCCGGTGTGTGGCAGTCCACCCTACACTCCCGTATATCTTATCATGTTCTGATGACATGCTTATAAAGCTTTGGGACTGGGAAAAAAGTTGGTATTGTACTCAAATATTTGAGGGACACTCACATTATGTCATGCAAGTGACGATTAATCCAAAAGACACAAATACTTTTGCAAGCGCTTCACTTGATCGCACGATAAAG ATCTGGAATCTTGGCTCACCTGATCCTAACTTCACACTAGATGCCCATCTTAAAGGTGTGAACTGTGTGGATTATTTCACAGGTGGTGATAAACCTTATCTAATTACTGGATCCGATGATCATACTGCTAAG GTGTGGGATTACCAAACCAAAACATGTGTCCAGACTTTAGAAGGTCACACACACAACGTTTCAGCTGTAAGCTTTCACCCGGAACTGCCTATAATAATTACGGGTTCCGAGGATGGTACTGTACGTATATGGCATTCAACTACTTATAG ACTTGAGAACACTTTGAATTATGGACTTGAAAGGGTTTGGGCTATTGGATGCATGAAAGGTTCACGGCG GATTGCTTTTGGTTATGATGAAGGGACCATAATGGTGAAAGTTGGTAGAGAAGAGCCTGTAGCTAGCATGGACAACAGTGGAAAAATTATATGGGCTAAGCATAATGAAATTCAAACCGTAAACATCAGGAGTGTGGGAGCTGATTATGAG GTCTCTGATGGGGAGAGATTGCCTTTAGCAGTTAAAGAGTTGGGAACATGTGATCTTTACCCACAA AGCTTGAAACACAACCCGAATGGTAGGTTTGTTGTTGTCTGTGGTGATGGTGAATACATCATATATACAGCTTTGGCATGGAGAAATAGATCCTTTGGTTCTGCATTGGAGATTGTTTGGTCATCTGATGGTGAATATGCTGTTAGAGAGAGTACAACTAAAATAAAGATTTTTAACAAATCTTTTCAG GAAAAGAAGAGTATCCGACCAACATTTTCTTGTGAGCGCATATACGGAGGATCTTTGTTGGCAATGTGTTCAAATGATTTTATATGTTTCTATGATTGGGCCGAGTGCAGATTGATTCAACGAATTGATGTTAATATCAAG AACCTCTACTGGGCAGACAGTGGTGATATGGTGGCGATTGCCAGTGATTCATCATTCTACATACTGCAGTACAAT CGTGATGTCGTGTCAGCACATCTAGATAGTGGAAAATCTGTAGATGAGGAAGGTATTGAAGACTCCTTTACAATTCTTTCTGAAGTCAGCGAGAGAGTTAGAACTGGATTGTGGGTTGGGGACTGTTTTATCTACAATAATTCTTCATGGCGACTTAATTATTGTGTTGGCGGTGAG GTAACCACAATGTTCCATTTGGACCGGCCAATGTACCTTCTTGGGTATCTAGCTAATCAAAGCAGGGTTTATCTCATCGACAAGGAATTCAA TGTCATTGGATACACGTTACTGCTCACACTGATAGAGTACAAGACACTTGTGATGCGCGGAGATCTAGAACGAGCTAATGATGTATTTCCTACAATTCCAAAAGAGCATCATAATAG TGTTGCTCACTTTTTGGAATCACGAGGAATGATTGAGGAAGCTCTAGATGTTGCTACTGATCCCGACTATAGATTTGAGCTTGCCATTCAGCTTGGCAAACTAGAAACCGCAAGG GATATTGCCGTAGTAGCACAAAGCGAGTCGAAATGGAAGCAGTTGGGTGAATTAGCTATGTCTGCTGGACTG TTGGAGATGGCTGAAGATTGTTTGAAGCATGCAAATGACTTGAGTGGTCTGCTTCTGCTTTACTCTTCTTTGGGAGATGCTGAAGAGATAGCAAAACTTGCGTATCTCGCTAAAGACAGTGGAAAAAACAATGTTGCCTTTGCTTGTCTATTCATGCTGGGTAAATTGGAAGATTGTCTGCAGTTGTTGGTTGACAG CAATCGGATACCTGAAGCTGCTCTGATGGCACGGTCTTATCTTCCAAGCAAGGTTTCAGAAATAGTTGCTCTTTGGAGAAAAGACCTTAACAAG GTTAACCAGAAAGCAGCAGAATCTTTAGCAGATCCTGAAGAGTACCCAAATATGTTTGAGGACTGGCAAATTGCACTTGAAGTTGAAGCAAGAGCTGCAGATACAAG GGGTATTTATCCTCCAGCAACAGAGTATGTGAACTATGTGGATAGATCACATGTCAACCTTGTGGAAGTCTTCAAACACATGCAATTGGATGATGAAGAGCCACATGAAAATGGAGAGCTGAATCATGAG GGTGTAGAAGAAAACGAAAACGAAGGGGAATTTGTTGATGGTGAAGAAATTGAGCAAGAAGAAGATGCCGTTGCAATGGATAACGATTCTTCAGATGGTCCTGTACTCGTTAACGGTAACGAGACTGAAGAAGAGTGGG TGCTTACACCGCTTCCGTAA
- the LOC110935617 gene encoding coatomer subunit beta'-1 isoform X1, translating to MPLRLEIKRKLAQRSERVKSVDLHPTEPWILTSLYSGTVCIWDYQAQAIAKSFEVTELPVRSAKFVARKQWVVAGADDMFIRVYNYNTMDKVKVYEAHTDYIRCVAVHPTLPYILSCSDDMLIKLWDWEKSWYCTQIFEGHSHYVMQVTINPKDTNTFASASLDRTIKIWNLGSPDPNFTLDAHLKGVNCVDYFTGGDKPYLITGSDDHTAKVWDYQTKTCVQTLEGHTHNVSAVSFHPELPIIITGSEDGTVRIWHSTTYRLENTLNYGLERVWAIGCMKGSRRIAFGYDEGTIMVKVGREEPVASMDNSGKIIWAKHNEIQTVNIRSVGADYEVSDGERLPLAVKELGTCDLYPQSLKHNPNGRFVVVCGDGEYIIYTALAWRNRSFGSALEIVWSSDGEYAVRESTTKIKIFNKSFQEKKSIRPTFSCERIYGGSLLAMCSNDFICFYDWAECRLIQRIDVNIKNLYWADSGDMVAIASDSSFYILQYNRDVVSAHLDSGKSVDEEGIEDSFTILSEVSERVRTGLWVGDCFIYNNSSWRLNYCVGGEVTTMFHLDRPMYLLGYLANQSRVYLIDKEFNVIGYTLLLTLIEYKTLVMRGDLERANDVFPTIPKEHHNSVAHFLESRGMIEEALDVATDPDYRFELAIQLGKLETARDIAVVAQSESKWKQLGELAMSAGLLEMAEDCLKHANDLSGLLLLYSSLGDAEEIAKLAYLAKDSGKNNVAFACLFMLGKLEDCLQLLVDSNRIPEAALMARSYLPSKVSEIVALWRKDLNKVNQKAAESLADPEEYPNMFEDWQIALEVEARAADTRGIYPPATEYVNYVDRSHVNLVEVFKHMQLDDEEPHENGELNHELQGVEENENEGEFVDGEEIEQEEDAVAMDNDSSDGPVLVNGNETEEEWVLTPLP from the exons ATG CCTCTCAGACTCGAGATCAAG AGGAAACTTGCTCAAAGATCAGAGAGAGTAAAATCTGTGGATCTACATCCAACAGAGCCATG GATCCTCACAAGTTTGTATTCAGGAACGGTCTGCATCTGGGATTACCAGGCTCAG GCAATAGCAAAGTCCTTTGAGGTTACTGAGTTACCAG TCAGATCAGCAAAGTTTGTAGCCCGCAAGCAGTGGGTTGTTGCAGGTGCAGATGACATGTTTATCCGGGTGTACAATTACAATACAATGGATAAAGTCAAAGTTTACGAGGCCCATACAGATTATATCCGGTGTGTGGCAGTCCACCCTACACTCCCGTATATCTTATCATGTTCTGATGACATGCTTATAAAGCTTTGGGACTGGGAAAAAAGTTGGTATTGTACTCAAATATTTGAGGGACACTCACATTATGTCATGCAAGTGACGATTAATCCAAAAGACACAAATACTTTTGCAAGCGCTTCACTTGATCGCACGATAAAG ATCTGGAATCTTGGCTCACCTGATCCTAACTTCACACTAGATGCCCATCTTAAAGGTGTGAACTGTGTGGATTATTTCACAGGTGGTGATAAACCTTATCTAATTACTGGATCCGATGATCATACTGCTAAG GTGTGGGATTACCAAACCAAAACATGTGTCCAGACTTTAGAAGGTCACACACACAACGTTTCAGCTGTAAGCTTTCACCCGGAACTGCCTATAATAATTACGGGTTCCGAGGATGGTACTGTACGTATATGGCATTCAACTACTTATAG ACTTGAGAACACTTTGAATTATGGACTTGAAAGGGTTTGGGCTATTGGATGCATGAAAGGTTCACGGCG GATTGCTTTTGGTTATGATGAAGGGACCATAATGGTGAAAGTTGGTAGAGAAGAGCCTGTAGCTAGCATGGACAACAGTGGAAAAATTATATGGGCTAAGCATAATGAAATTCAAACCGTAAACATCAGGAGTGTGGGAGCTGATTATGAG GTCTCTGATGGGGAGAGATTGCCTTTAGCAGTTAAAGAGTTGGGAACATGTGATCTTTACCCACAA AGCTTGAAACACAACCCGAATGGTAGGTTTGTTGTTGTCTGTGGTGATGGTGAATACATCATATATACAGCTTTGGCATGGAGAAATAGATCCTTTGGTTCTGCATTGGAGATTGTTTGGTCATCTGATGGTGAATATGCTGTTAGAGAGAGTACAACTAAAATAAAGATTTTTAACAAATCTTTTCAG GAAAAGAAGAGTATCCGACCAACATTTTCTTGTGAGCGCATATACGGAGGATCTTTGTTGGCAATGTGTTCAAATGATTTTATATGTTTCTATGATTGGGCCGAGTGCAGATTGATTCAACGAATTGATGTTAATATCAAG AACCTCTACTGGGCAGACAGTGGTGATATGGTGGCGATTGCCAGTGATTCATCATTCTACATACTGCAGTACAAT CGTGATGTCGTGTCAGCACATCTAGATAGTGGAAAATCTGTAGATGAGGAAGGTATTGAAGACTCCTTTACAATTCTTTCTGAAGTCAGCGAGAGAGTTAGAACTGGATTGTGGGTTGGGGACTGTTTTATCTACAATAATTCTTCATGGCGACTTAATTATTGTGTTGGCGGTGAG GTAACCACAATGTTCCATTTGGACCGGCCAATGTACCTTCTTGGGTATCTAGCTAATCAAAGCAGGGTTTATCTCATCGACAAGGAATTCAA TGTCATTGGATACACGTTACTGCTCACACTGATAGAGTACAAGACACTTGTGATGCGCGGAGATCTAGAACGAGCTAATGATGTATTTCCTACAATTCCAAAAGAGCATCATAATAG TGTTGCTCACTTTTTGGAATCACGAGGAATGATTGAGGAAGCTCTAGATGTTGCTACTGATCCCGACTATAGATTTGAGCTTGCCATTCAGCTTGGCAAACTAGAAACCGCAAGG GATATTGCCGTAGTAGCACAAAGCGAGTCGAAATGGAAGCAGTTGGGTGAATTAGCTATGTCTGCTGGACTG TTGGAGATGGCTGAAGATTGTTTGAAGCATGCAAATGACTTGAGTGGTCTGCTTCTGCTTTACTCTTCTTTGGGAGATGCTGAAGAGATAGCAAAACTTGCGTATCTCGCTAAAGACAGTGGAAAAAACAATGTTGCCTTTGCTTGTCTATTCATGCTGGGTAAATTGGAAGATTGTCTGCAGTTGTTGGTTGACAG CAATCGGATACCTGAAGCTGCTCTGATGGCACGGTCTTATCTTCCAAGCAAGGTTTCAGAAATAGTTGCTCTTTGGAGAAAAGACCTTAACAAG GTTAACCAGAAAGCAGCAGAATCTTTAGCAGATCCTGAAGAGTACCCAAATATGTTTGAGGACTGGCAAATTGCACTTGAAGTTGAAGCAAGAGCTGCAGATACAAG GGGTATTTATCCTCCAGCAACAGAGTATGTGAACTATGTGGATAGATCACATGTCAACCTTGTGGAAGTCTTCAAACACATGCAATTGGATGATGAAGAGCCACATGAAAATGGAGAGCTGAATCATGAG CTACAGGGTGTAGAAGAAAACGAAAACGAAGGGGAATTTGTTGATGGTGAAGAAATTGAGCAAGAAGAAGATGCCGTTGCAATGGATAACGATTCTTCAGATGGTCCTGTACTCGTTAACGGTAACGAGACTGAAGAAGAGTGGG TGCTTACACCGCTTCCGTAA